A stretch of DNA from Cygnus atratus isolate AKBS03 ecotype Queensland, Australia chromosome 6, CAtr_DNAZoo_HiC_assembly, whole genome shotgun sequence:
GTCCAGCTTCCCCTGCAGGGCCGCCAGCGTGCTCCGCTCCGTGCCTTCGGGGGCCAGGGGCCGGCCGGCCCCGTccaggagccccagcagctccccggccCAGTACAGGTCGTGGCCGGAGAGCCGCGAGAAGCGGGCAGGGTTGAGGTTGCAGAAGGTGACGGCGGGGAAGGTCTTGTTGCGCGTcgtctcctcctccagctgggtgctgtgggggtACTGGAAGTACAAGCCCACGCACTTGGTGTAGACGTGGACGAGGAGGCCGAGCGAGCCCAGGAAggccagcagccagagcaggttGCGGGCGGTGTAGCGCCGGTGCCGCAGGACGTGCTGGATGCCGTGCAGCGTGCAGCGGCGGGCGAACTCCTCCAGGCTGCACGGCCGCtgccgcggggctgcggctTCAGCCGCCGGCTCGGCGAGGTGGGCACGGCACACGGGGCGCCCAGCAGGACAGCCCTCCAGGTGGAGGGGTGCAGAGGGCCGGGCGGGCACCCAGGGGCGCGGGGGGAGCCCGCGGGGTTCCTCCGGCCACATGCTGTGCGGGTGAGCGCGAGGTAACAGAGGAGGTTTGAGCGCTGGGCGGGCGGCGTGGTGCTGCACCCTGCCCGAGCGGGGAGAGCAGGAAGCTCGCTAAGTGCTGAGCCCACAGACGTACTTAGCCATCCGGAGCCAGAGACTAAAGCATCCCTGGAAACCTCGGGGCACTCTCAGCCCACATCCCCCAGGGGACCAGGCAATTAGCTGCAGTCCTGCTTGCTTCCTCCATCTCCGTGCACTTAGCGCAGGCTCCCCGGGGGGCAGAAGTGGGCAAACGCCTCGAGTCTCCCTGCCAGGACGTGAAGAAGGtgcccaggcagggctgcaccGGGGTTGGGAGAGGTGTGTGGGTGTGCATGGGGGCAGCGTCACCATGGGGAGGTGGCCGTGGGCACGTGGGGTCCCCAggagccccagctctgcaggagcacagTGCCATGACATTGGGCTGACACCGAGGAGCTGCAGTGCGTGGTATCACCCATGGCTCATCTCCCGCACCTTTGGGCTCAACCACAATGTCCCCAAAGCCTGCAGTGGGGAGCACGGCGCAGGGCACTGGGGCGGCTGCGGGGGTGGCATCACCGCTGTGCCACTGCGGTGTGGCGGCTATTGTGAGGCCAGGAGCTCTGGCACGGTGCAGAGGCCACATCCCTCAGCCCGGAGGCGTGCAGGCAGAGGCAATATCTTTGATTAGGCCAGTGATACAGCTGCGGGAAACACAGCTGCTTGTGAGCACAGAGAGAAGCGCCTTCATGCCCAAAAGCTTATCTCCCTTTCTGAGCCATCCCTTTCTGAACCATCTCAGCTGGTCTAATAAAAGGTATTGCCTTTCCCTATCAGGCTCGCCACGCGTGCATCCACCCGGCCGGATCCAGCAGCACGGCTTTGCTGGCAGCGGGAGCgcagggctgagctgtgcctgtggggcagggaggatgTAAAGCTGTcacggggctgctccccacaccgggtgcaggaggctgcaggaagggacgatggggaaaggagaggtTGAGGTGGGCATCAGGATGGGCATCAGGAGGAGGTGATGCCCAGGCCCAGGGGGCTGGAGGGAAGCACAGGGTCTGGGCTCTCTCCCATGGGTGCTCAGCCCTGGCCTGGCACCCAGCCACgtcccagagcagagcacaaagCTCTGCGAGCGCTGGGGTTCACGGGCCTGCGATGCTGGTCCTGCCCAGCTGCGTTCCTGTGGCCTgtgctccccagcacagctctaaATCCATTAGCTTTGCATAATTAGATTTTTCTCAATTACCAGATTATGATAATTAACAGCTCATTTGTAGGAGGCAGTGCCTAATCCCGGCATCGCGCCTGGCTCGGCGCCAGCTTGGCTCGCAAGGCTGTGGGCACTGGGGGCCGGCAGCCTGGGGGATGCTCCAGCACCCCGCATGGCCAGGACCCCCCAGAAACTCCCCACCAGCACGGACCAGCCAGCCCACACCTCCCCCGCGCTGCTCGGCCAGCACAGCCTGGACGGAGGGGTCAGAGCTGCGGGGACAGTCCCCGAAAATGGGGCCGTGACAGCCCGTGCAGGGCCAGCATCCGTCAGCAAGGGCGTCAGCGGGGACTCAGAAGCGGCTCAGCACCCACGTGGCTCCGGAGATGCAGAAAACatcctgcagcatctcctgcagccGGCCGCCAAGGGAAACCACAGGAGAGGTTAGCTTCATGGGCTGGGCTGGAGTGGCCGCAGTCATTAAGGGGGGTTGCTAATGAACTTTCCTAGTCAATAACGCTGCTGAGGAAGGAcaggagagcaggggagggggaggcagcaggcgGTAAGGTACCAATCTTCATCACGGGGAGGCAGGGCAGTCCAGGCAATTACTGCCCATCAACAGAGCTTCATCCCTAGTGAAATAATAGAACaaatattaagagaaaaatgcttctgaGGACCTCGAGGGCAGGGGAATGGGGAGCAATAAAGATGTGCTCGGAGATCACAAAGAATAAATCTGCCCAGTCCAACTTGATTGCCTTTTTTTGGGTAAAATTGCTAAATGAATCGATAGAGAGGAGACAAGAGGTGTGATATATCTGGCTTTTATTAAAGTGTTTGATGTAGTATCTCATGGAATTAGTTCCAGTTGGCGGGGACAGCCGTCCCTCGCCCTCGGCAGGCAGGGGGacggggcagccctggcacacACAGGGAGCGTGGTGGCATTGCTCCGCTGCACGTGCCGCAGCTCCTGCTCTGTCACCTGGGGACCCAGCCCCGATAGccccagagcagggagctggtggcCAGCACCACCGCAGCCCACATGGGGCCACCGCCTCCACGTGCCCGGTGCCACCCTGCGGCTCCGGGGCCGTGTCCCTGGAGCATCAGCAGCTTCCCCCGGTGCCCCTTATTTTTGGGGCTGCAGAGGAAGCTGTGCAACGAGGCGCATCcgcagcagtgccaggagcagcatctccccatcctgctgtctcctctcctcccgCAGCCTGGCTTCTCCCCGCACCAGcctccttccacctcctcctgccgGTGCTAATCCCCTAATCTGCGCACAGCAACGATTTCCTGCGTGGCACGGTGGCTGCTTCTCGCAGGCCCAGACAGCTGAAATCTGCATTCCTCCTCTTCCAAATCCCGGCTCCCTTATCAGCAGCAGGTATCAGGTGAGCCAGGCACCACCTACCTCCGACAAACCCATGTTTCATTTCGTcctatttccattttatctcCGAGCCTGCAATTATCGCCCATCTCACCGCACGCCGGGCTGCCTTGCGCGTGCAGGAGCGGAGCGGGCGCCTGCCTGGCGGGCGGCCCTGGAGCACAGCACCCTGCCGGAGGCACCAGGAtggccgggggcagcgggggatGCCCCGGGGTGAAGCCTGCCCTCCGCTCGCTGccaccccatccccagctgccTTCCCTCTAACCTCGCGCAGCGGCGGCGATGGGTTCTCTCCCTGCGAGCCAGATGTGTTGCACGGAGCATAAACACCCGCGACAGTTGTTGTGCTTCTCGGCGTGAAGGCATCAGATGTCTGCGTTAAAACAAAGCTCTCCACTTAATTACTCAGGCTGATAATTCAGCGCGTGGAGGCGGCTCTGGCTGAGAGCAGAGGGCTGGATCACAGCTGGGACTGGAGAGCCTTGGAGTGCACATTAATCCCGGCTCTCACAGCCCTGATTAACGGTGCTGGAAACCTGCCCACCCCGCTCGTTCCCGGAGGAAGGGTCCATCCGTAGCACCCACCGGAGGGGCCTCTGTGCCCCCTTGGGCTGGCATCTGCTGGGCCAAAGCATCTCAGCACCTTCAGGGTGAGGTGGCCCAGGGCGTGGGGGGCCTTGGCTGCCTGGGCGCACCCGTCCGTGGCACCTGGAGGTGTGGATTGGGGTCAccctgggcagggagctggacCAGGCagagcacccatgggtgcaggcTCTGTGGTCCAagcttccagctcctggtgccTGCCTTTCTGGCTCCCCAGCACCGTCCCCACGGGGCCCCAAGGGTTAAGCTGTCATGTATTCAGGGCCATGCGCTGGCCAGGAATTACACTTTTATCGGCACGCGGTGCTGCTGCCGCTTGAATTGGGACTGGGAACTCTATTTCCGAGCTCACCCAAATTATTCTCGAAGAGATAAAGCGCGGTGCAGAGCAGCGCCGGCGCTTCATTAACATTCCCCAGCCCATTCAGCTTTAAACGAAGATTGCCTGCCTCggaaaatgataaaattgaACATGTGAAGCAGGGCATTATGTTCCATCAGCCGATATTATTTCCCACGCAGGGGCCGAGCGGAGACACAAACAGCTATTTATGCAGCGCCTGGCCGAGCCGGGAAGCAGGCAGGCGGgtgcagggggtggggggatgcCCCCTGTCTGTCCATGGGCATGCGAAGGGCTCCCCGCAGTGTCCCTTGTGCCCGGGGTTGGATGTCCCCAGGGGAACAACCCTGCCCTGTGTGTTGAGCCAGGGCACgcaggtggggaaggggctgggcgGTGTGTGGGGTCCCAGCAACCCAGTGTGCGAGGATAGAGgcttcccagctccctgctccgtGTGGTGGCCACAGCAAAGCCCCCCAGGGGAACAAatatccccatgtcccctgctAGGGCCGAGTGAGAAGGGTGCTGGGGTGCACGGATGGATGCTGGGGTGCACGGGATGGGTGCCACCCGGGGCCGGGCACGGGGAGGCAGGTGTCGGGGAGCCAGGTGGCAGAGGGCTGAGCAGGAAGGCTCCTGGGGCTGCGATTGGATTTTGCTTGGCCGTGCCAAGCCTATCGATCCAGCGGTAATTAAAGTCGCTCCAAAACCTGACTCATATTCAACCTTGGGAGGAAGGAGCTTCTCGGAGAAACAGCCTCTGCTCCCCGtgctcctccccagcacagggtGGCCATcccgggggctgccctgggACAGCTCTGTCCCACTGggtcccagggcagcagcaccccatCAAGCGATGTCCTGGCTGGtgtccccagcactgcacagccccAAAGTGACCCTGACGAGTGTCAGCCCTCGGAGAGGGGGGTCTGCTTTAAGCCCTGCTCACCACCTGGATTTTACAGCCTGGGATTATCTCAAGCTATTGCCTCTTTGAGCCTCTGGGACACATCCCTGGGATGTGGGGGTGCTCCCTGCCCTGTCCACGCTGTCCCTCAATTTTCAATTCCTGGgtcccagggtgctgggggggtgcaCATCAGGGGATCTGagagcgtgtgtgtgtgcatgtgtgcgtgcgtgtgcaGGGCTCCCTGCACGCCCAGCCCTgccgccagccccgctgctATTCCCGGTATTTGCAGCAGGTTGGGACAGGCGCTGAGGAGAGGCGGCTGCCATTCAGCGGGGCCCCACGAACCCACCCGGAGCCCCGCGGGAGCTCAGGGCCGGGGGGGACCTGGGGGCTGTGCCAGGGAGGGTGTGTGGGACCCCCTTGGCAGGGGTCCTGGGTGGCACAGCTTCCCTTCAGGGCCTggaagggcagcagctgggctttgcAGCAGGGAGGTGGCTCCATCTGCAGGACACGGCCCTGGCCAGGAGCCCCGCAGTTTGGGGGCTCCAGGTCCCCCTCGCCAGCACAGCCGGAGGTGGCGGCAGGCCCAGCCGTGGCCAGAGGTCCCGTGGGCTTTTCTGCTCCTGGGGGAGCCCAGACACCCCCCCGCCCAGGcagtggggagggagcagggtgGTGGGAATGCCCATCGAGTGCTGGGTGCCGGGGTGACACCATCGTCCCCGCCAGCCACTTAGCACGCGCGGGGACAGCGGGCTGGGGACGCGCCATGTGCCAGCACGCACCGGCGCGACGAGGCAGCCAAGGACGCCCGCTCCTCCGCTCCCACCAAGGGCATCGCCCCCGCTCTCCCCGCAGCACCCACAccgccagcagcacccaccccgGCAAAcggggggctgcccccctcACTGCCCCCCCCGGGGCACCCCACACCTCTTTTCTCCAACCCCCCCCGTCTCGCTCAGCGcccggcacccccagcccgCACCCAGCGcgccccccccgctccccgctgccgGGGGGCccggggcacccccagctccgCCGCTCCGGGAGCCGTCGGGACGGGGGGAGGcggagccgggccgggctccACCCCGACCCCCGGCCCACATAGGCCGGCCGGGAGgggccccgagccccctgcagcccgcgCCATCCCGGGGGCGCACGGCGGAGCGCGGCGGCCGCAGCCTGGAGCCTGCGGGGCCGGGGACCCCCCCGGTGCGCCCCGTCCCCTCCCTCGGCGCGGGGATGCTGCGGCAGCGCTGCGGGCGGCTGCTGGCCCAGCTGGAGCGggcgctgcagctgctggagctgggcggCAGCCTGGAGGAAGGTGGGAGCGCGCAGCCCCTGGGTGCGGGTACCCCGTAGCGCGTGGGGCGGGGGGCTTGGGGACGGTCACCGTGCCGCTCGGTGTTGCCCCCAGACTACATCCGCATCGCGCGGTGCTTCGAGGCGACGCGCCAGAAATGCTGCCGGCTGGAGCAGGACGGGCGGCGAGCCCGCGAGCAGCTGGCCCGCGCCGAGGCCGAGCGGGCGGCGCTGGAGGTGAAGCTCAAGCACGCCCGCAACCAGGTGGAGGTGGAGATGAAGAAGCGGCACCGAGCGGAGGCTGAGCTGGAGAAGCAGGTCAGCGGGGCCAGCAGCCCCTGAAATAGGGTACCGGGGGGGTGCCGGCCTCACCGCTGCCCCGTTTCGGCTTGCAGGAGCGCAAACTGCAGCTGGTCTTCGAGTTGCTGATGCAGGAGCCGTGGGGAAACGGGGAGCAGCGCTCCATCCTCAGCGCCCTGGCTGGCCGGCGCCTTGGGGCGGCCCTGGCACCGGGCAGGAGGTGAGCAAAGCTGGTGGCCACGGTGGCCCTGtgtcccctgcccctctcctctgctggggctgggtgggctTGGGGCACGCTCAGGCTCTGTGGAGGTGCCCCAGGTGCTGGCTGGGATCTGGGGGTGCCCCGGCTGCGCTGAGCCCCAGCTCTTCCCACAGGTCATCCATGGTGGACGACTCGTGCCAGTCTCTCCTGTCCCACTCGGACATCAGCTACGACCGCACCGAGGACGACGTGGTAAGGAGCGACCCCGCTCCCTGTCCCGAttgggctgggggtggcagagcACAAATACCGGGGTGCTGCTCACCCCACACAGCCCGGCcggcccccagcacctcctctgCCTTCCAGGACGTTGACATGACGGTGGTGCGGGCCCTGAAGCGCAAAGCCCAGGAGAGGCAGGTAGGAGGGGGACGCTGGGGCACGCAGGCACCCGgatccctccctccccccgcAGGAGGCTGGCAGGGGGATTAATTTATTGGCGCTGGGCTGGGAGCGTCATCTCTCAGCAAACTGCCCGCGATCAATAGAAACTCCATTACCCTGTGCCGCGGCCCAGCTGGGCTCCTCAATAATTCATCCCCACGTGCGGGCATCCTGCACGCAGCTCCGCTCGCACCTCTGCATTGCAGGCCtggcctgcccctgccccagcacagggggGCTGGGTCCCCACGGTACCTGGTGTGGGGCAGGTGGTGCAAGGGCACAGGATGCGACCGGCACcttctgtggggctgggagcactCGTTTTGGGCTCTTGGTATGTGGATGTTAGGGGCCTTGAGGGCCAGAGTCAGGCAGCGGTCCCTGCGCACCCTTCACCCCATCCATCTCTCTGTCCCCAGCGTGTGTCCCTGGCCCCGCAGATCGGCCCCGTGGTGGTGGCAAAGCGACACCGCTCCTCTGTGGCACCCCCGAGCACCGTGAGTAGGGACCCCAGCaccctgggcagggctggggggcggTGGGGGTGCAGGGCCCCGGTGCCAGAAGGACACGAGGTGCATCCTTTggtcctgcagggctgtgaggGCTTGGGGTACACCTCGGTCCCCTCAGCCCCTGTCCCCCTCTCCTGGGTGACAGCACCCCCGGCCGTGTGGGACCACAGAGCTCATGGGGAGCGtcgtggggctgcagctgggcgcTTCCTCACTGCCCCCCTGAATCAGCAGGTGAGCGTCCCCGCTGCGCCCCCTCCTGCTGAGGTCCCGGAGCCCACCAGCAGCCTCCCGCCCGCCACGCTTGTGCCACCCCGCCGCTCTCGCCAGGGACACCGCGTCTCCACGCGTGCAGGTCGTGGACAGGGGGGCATGGGCAGGTGGTGAGATGCTCCGGGGGGTGTGGGACTAGCCTGGGGGTGCTGCCATcatgggggagggaggagatcTGCTGGGGGATGCTTGCCCCCACCATGGTGGGACTGGGGTCCTGTGGATgtgctgggaggctgcaggggctcCGCGGGATGGGGAAAGCCTCCCAGTGTCCCCTGCCTATGGGGTCCCCCACCGATGGGGTCCCCTCCACTGTCTCCTCTCTCTGTAGAGCTGACCACAGTGTGGGGTGCCAGTGAGGATTTGGGTAGCCGTGCCCCGGGGCAGGACAGCCACACCGAGGGCGGCTCTGTGGGGCAGCCAGCGCCTGTCCCCTTTGCCTCCCCTCCACCGAgcctcccgcagccccagcaccagtTCACCTCCAAAACGGTGCGTGCCCAGCTCCTCCCCACCTCTGACCCCAGGGAGAAGGGAGcctctggggggagctgggatgGATGGAGGCGGCAGAGGCTGGCTTGGGGGGCATGGAGGAGGGATGCAGGGGGGCGCTGACCCAGTTTTGCCCCACCAGGTCATCCGCCCCGAGCCGTGCGGTGCCTGCGGCTCCCGCCTCCGTTTCGGGAAGGCCGCCCTCAAGTGCCGccagtgccagctgctgctgcacgccAAGTGCCGCCCGCGCTGCCCCGGGCCCTGCGCGCCCCGGCCTCACCAGCACGCCTGGCCCCGCGAGGTGAGGGTGACATGGGGTCCCCATGGGCCGGGGCgtgatgtggggctggggactgGGGTCGCATAGCTCTGGCGctgctttcccctctcctcGTCCTCCCCAGGGCGTCCTGGCCGACTTCGCGCCCCCGACGCCTCCCCTGGTGCCCGCGCTGGTGGTGCAGTGTGTGACCGAGGTGGAGACGCGCGGCTTGGCCGAGGTAGGGGACAGGGTGGTGACAACGGGGAGCACGGTGAGGCCGTGCTCCCCACGGGGCTGAGCCCCTCCACGCCCCCAGGCAGGGCTGTACCGGGTGCCGGGTGCCGAGCCGCTGGTGCGGGAGTggaagcagaggctgctgcGTGCCGGCAGCGTGCCGCCCGCCCTGGGCAGCGTGGCCGACATCCACGTGGTGTGCGGGGTGCTCAAGGACTTCCTGCGGGGCCTCAAGGAGCCGCTGGTCACCTTCAGCCTGCACCCGGCCTTCCTGCGGGCCGCCGGTGAGCGGGGGGACGAGCAGGGGCTCGGGGTGGGGTTTGGGGCCGACCCTCCTCTAACACCCCCGGTGCCGCCGCAGACATCCCCGATGAGACCGCCTGCAGCACGGCCCTGCGGCACGTGGTCGGCAAGCTGCCCCCAGCCAACAGGGACACGCTGGCCTTCCTCATGCTGCACCTGCTCAGGTgaggggctctgggggctcTGCGCCCACCTCCCTGCGCCCTATGGCGATGGGATCGCTGGGCCCGGCAGCACgctccccccgtccccccctcGCAGGGTGTCGCGCAGCCCCGACTGCAAGATGGACGTCCTCAACCTGTCCCGCGTCTTCGGCCCCACGCTGGTGGGGCACAGCTCGGCCAACCCCACGCCGCTCGCCATCATGGAGGACACGCCGCGCCAGAGCAAGGTGAGGGCAGGGACCCCAGGTGCCGGCGGTGCCCCGGGtgccgccggcagccccgggctCTATCCCTCCGTGCCCAGGTGGTGGCTCGGCTCCTCGCGCTGCCGCCCGACTTCTGGAGAGGCTTCgtggggatggagcaggagaaCCTGGTGCCAACGCCAGCCAGCGCCCCGGACCCAGGGGGTGAACGCGGTGAGCCCGTGGGACCCCCCACCCCTGTGcttgcagcggggctggggtgTGACACCGTAACCCCAAATCTGCCTTCTGTCCCACAGAGCCCCTCTGCCGCCCCGTTGCCTCCCCGGAGCCCCACGCGGGGCAGCTGAGCCCCCCCGGGacctgctgcctccccagcgCCCTGCGGAGCTGCGTGGGCACGGCCCCACGGCCCCCGTGAGTGCTGctggaagggggtggggggaaccAAAGGGGGGAAAAGGCTTGTGCCCCTGACTCATCTCCTCTCCCCCCCAggcagggggcagcccccccTGGGAAGGTGGGACGGTTCTTCCCCTCCCCGGTGTAGCTTGTGCTGCCTGGGGACGGAGCTGGCAGCAAGGAGgaggacaaggaggaggaggacgaggaggaggagggaagccTGTGGCAGTCAGCAGCGTGGGCCTGTGGTGCTGAGCTTGGAGCTTGGTACGGTGGCCCAGCACTGTGCTCACGGGCTGGTTGGTGTTAAATGTTTGTATTAAGTGCTTGTATTAAACTTTTGCAGCAAAACCAGCCTGGCTGTGACTGGCGTCCATCCGTCCCTGTGCCAGGAGGGCGTTGGGGCTCGCTGGCAGGATTGGGCCTGGGTGCTCAGGGAGAAGAGCCGTGCTTCCTTCAGGCACGGGTGAGCAGCCCTCCCCTGCATCCCTGCACCACCACCCGCctgggtgggcagggggaggacaggcagggtcctgctgcagcccccctctccccaccccgcAGGGCGAGGGGCCCCTGTCAGCCCAGATGTTGGCCTCAAGTAAtcagagctgctggggcaggacaaCCCTAAGCGCTTCCAGACTTCCTGGCACCTCTGCTGAGGCCCCTTTaactccttcctcccctccgGCACAGAGCTGGAGCACAGCGGAGGTGTGCCGGGGGAGCTGGATGGGGCAAGGGCTTGTCTGCCCCGCAGCAGGGCTGAAAACTGCCCCCGAAACTGTACTAAAACCCAGGGCAGATGTGGGATCTGGAGAAGAGAGAATTCATGTACAGTCCTGAGCAAGTCTTCTGGCCCAGTTTCCCTCCACGCAGGGGTGCTCACCAGAGGGCACGGAAATTAGCACATCCAAGGCAGAGGCAAAACTGAAGGAGTTTTTAATGTGCTTAAAGTCAGGGAACAGCTAATCCCCGCCCAGGaccacagcagagctggcacGGGAACGCgcagggctgggagcaaggATTTGCTGCAAATCCATCGAGCTGGGGTGGTACAGGACGGATGGGGAATCCCTAATGCGGTGCCTGGTGGGAAGCACGAGGCGCGATCGTGATGGGCCCTTGGCAGGCTGGGGCTTCAGCACGGGGAGAAGGCAGGGAGATAAGGGGCTGAGGGGCAGCGCTGTCActgccctgtgccaggagcAGCACGGTGCTGCCTTCAACAAAAACAGGTTTTTCCAACCCACAGAGCAAGCAAGGCGGTAGATCTCTGCAGGAGTGAGATGATCGTTCCAGTGCCCTGTGGCCGCAGCTGGTAACGAGGGCAGGCACGCAGGGAGCGCCCCCGCCGTCCCGGTGGgcccccagcagggcagggggctgctgccatCGCTCAGCACTGCTCCTGCACAGGTCTCAGCCTGCCGGGAGCACGCTGCACTGGGCTGcctgctctcctggctgctctccTGGCTCACACTGAGCCTTGGGGGGGTGGAGGTGTTACTGGGTGACTCCACAGCtccctccaggagcagcagtggtGGGAAAGGGCTCGCCTGTCCCAGCCACCCCTCTTGCCCAGTGCCCTCAGgacagcctggtgctgctgtctTTGCCCCGTGGGAGGCAGGAGCCCAGCTCAGGCTGTTGC
This window harbors:
- the LOC118261391 gene encoding rac GTPase-activating protein 1-like yields the protein MLRQRCGRLLAQLERALQLLELGGSLEEDYIRIARCFEATRQKCCRLEQDGRRAREQLARAEAERAALEVKLKHARNQVEVEMKKRHRAEAELEKQERKLQLVFELLMQEPWGNGEQRSILSALAGRRLGAALAPGRRSSMVDDSCQSLLSHSDISYDRTEDDVDVDMTVVRALKRKAQERQRVSLAPQIGPVVVAKRHRSSVAPPSTVSVPAAPPPAEVPEPTSSLPPATLVPPRRSRQGHRVSTRAELTTVWGASEDLGSRAPGQDSHTEGGSVGQPAPVPFASPPPSLPQPQHQFTSKTVIRPEPCGACGSRLRFGKAALKCRQCQLLLHAKCRPRCPGPCAPRPHQHAWPREGVLADFAPPTPPLVPALVVQCVTEVETRGLAEAGLYRVPGAEPLVREWKQRLLRAGSVPPALGSVADIHVVCGVLKDFLRGLKEPLVTFSLHPAFLRAADIPDETACSTALRHVVGKLPPANRDTLAFLMLHLLRVSRSPDCKMDVLNLSRVFGPTLVGHSSANPTPLAIMEDTPRQSKVVARLLALPPDFWRGFVGMEQENLVPTPASAPDPGGEREPLCRPVASPEPHAGQLSPPGTCCLPSALRSCVGTAPRPPQGAAPPGKVGRFFPSPV